A portion of the Capra hircus breed San Clemente chromosome 24, ASM170441v1, whole genome shotgun sequence genome contains these proteins:
- the LOC108633247 gene encoding 60S ribosomal protein L10-like — MRGAFGKPQGTVARVHIGQVIMSIRTKLQNKEHVIEALRRAKFKFPGRQKIYISKKWGFTKFNADEFENMVAEKRLIPDGCGVKYIPNRGPLANGGSCTHEHQRCPLLNHAHQ; from the coding sequence ATGCGAGGTGCCTTTGGAAAGCCCCAGGGCACAGTGGCCAGGGTCCACATTGGCCAGGTCATAATGTCCATCCGCACCAAGCTGCAGAACAAGGAACATGTGATTGAAGCCCTCCGACgggccaagttcaagttccctGGCCGCCAGAAGATCTACATCTCTAAGAAGTGGGGATTTACCAAATTCAACGCGGATGAATTTGAGAACATGGTGGCAGAAAAGCGACTCATCCCTGATGGCTGTGGGGTCAAATACATCCCTAATCGTGGTCCCCTGGCAAATGGCGGGTCCTGCACTCATGAGCATCAGCGCTGTCCCCTCCTTAATCATGCTCACCAATAA